The Microcoleus sp. FACHB-68 genome contains the following window.
CGTAGTTATTCACGATCCCCACGATTTCGCCCCGGTCATTCAAGATTCGCGCAAAGGCATTGGGACGGTAGCATTCGTGGTGAATTCGCTCGTTCCAGTCGTGGAAAGGTGCCGCACCGGCTTGCAGTTCAATCGCGTCTAAGTAAGGATTTTCGCGGGGTGGCTGGTAGAAATGACCGTGAACCGTGACATAAACACCTGTCGCCGTTTGTTGGGGATCGTTCTCTGGTGCGTCATTATGCGTTACCAGTTGGTTTAGTTCAGCAACAGTGGCGGATAAACTACTGGTTGCTGCTTCTTGCTCACTCAAAGAATTGACTGAAGCAGCAGCGCGTCCCAAAGACGCAGCCTCAGAAGGAGAAGCCATGCCATTACACCTAATTTAAAGGACAAAAATTGCCACACAACTCAGACAAACAGACTGCTTAACTGCAGCTTTAGCTCAATCTGAACTGACTGGAGTTGGGGATCGAAAGGATTTGTGAAATTTACAACAAGTTGACGGGTCAGAAAGCCTCAGATAGTAGATATCTGGGTCGTTTGTGCCATTTGAGAAGCGGATAAATTTCTCCTGAGTTAATGGCGAAAAGTGCCAGGAAGCGCTGCTGATACAACAGCCCAAAACGCTTTATCTTCGATTGAACCTTCACGCCGATTTTATTGAAAAAAAAGATAAATGCTTCATCACCAGATTTTAGCACTCTATTATTGTTAGCCTGGTTTTGTTAAAAATATCTATATTTCCTTAAGAAGATTTATGTTTTGTTAAGAAAATGCTCAATTTTATTCACTTTGGCTGATTGCAATCGCTGGAAATTGTGCAGTTAAGGGCATGGGGCATGGGGCATGGGGGATTGGGCACTCAGGACTGAGAACTCAGGACTCAGGACTCAGGACTGAGAACTCAACACTCAGCACTCCCTAGCCACTATCCTAGAGTCTGATTGCCACGATTCAGAATGAAACCAATCGTTATCAACTGCTGACATAGCATACTGAAAACCTGTTTGACTTAAATGCTCAACACAAAAAATGTCTTATCAGCCTTGTTGCTGTTTGTCCCGATTTCCATTGCCGCCCATTTCCTAGACTGGGGATCGTCGGTTATCTTCATCACCTCGGCGCTGGCGATCATTCCTCTCGCCGCGTGGATGGGGACTGCCACTGAAGAAATTGCCGTTGTTCTTGGCCCCACTTTGGGCGGTCTGTTAAACGCCACCTTTGGCAATGCCACTGAATTGATTATTGGCGTTGTCGCCCTCAAAGCGGGACTGATCAATGTTGTCAAAGCCAGTATCACCGGCTCGATTATGGGCAACTTACTCTTGGTGATGGGCCTTTCCATGCTATTAGGTGGCCTTCGTTTTAAAGAGCAGACCTTTCAGCCTATTGTGGCCCGATCCAACGCCTCTGCGATGAATCTGGCTGTGATTGCCATGCTGCTGCCAACCGCGATGGGTGCAACGGTTCCCGGCATTCCGGAAGCGACGCTGCAGCGCCTCTCCGTCGCCGTCGCTGTGGTGTTAATTTTGGTCTATGGCCTAACGCTGCTGTTTTCGATGAAAACTCACACCTATCTCTATGATGTGGGTTTGGCAGAGATGGACCCGGCAGATTTAGCTGAAGCCAACCTAGCACCCGATGACCCTAAAGGAGAGGTGAACCTGCCGCTTTGGATTGGGGTACTCTTAGCGGCTACCCTAGTCGTTGCGGTTGAGTCTGAATTGCTGGTTGCCTCCCTCGAAGAAGCGACTTCCGCGCTGGGACTGACGGCGCTGTTTACCGGCGTTATCCTGGTTCCGATTATTGGCAATGCTGCCGAACACGCCACAGCGGTTACGGTGGCGATGAAAAATAAAATGGATCTGTCTGTCTCTGTGGCAGTGGGATCGAGTTTGCAAATTGCCTTGTTTGTTGCGCCGGTGTTGGTGTTAGCCGGCTGGATATTTGACCAACCGATGGATCTGTACTTCAACCCGTTTGAACTGGTGGCGGTGGCAGTGGCGGTGTTGATTGCTAACTCGGTGAGTTCCGATGGCCGGTCTGATTGGCTGGAAGGCACCCTGTTGCTAGCTGCCTATGCAGTTTTGGCACTCGCGTTCTATTTCCATCCGGTCATTGAAGGAATCGGTTAAGCTAAGGTTCTAGATCCCCCGAACTGCTGTGATTAATCAGGTGAAGGGGGATCTGCGGGGTGGTTCTTTTAAAGAAGCCGGCCAGCCAATTTAACCGGCTTTTTTGAAAGCGATCTGACAAAAGGATCAAAGACTTTGCCAGAGCATTTCAATATAAAAAAATACAGATATTCCCCTGGCATCTATGAGTTACTGCATTAATCCCAATTGCCCAAAGCCTCAAAATCCTGAAAACTTGCTTTTTTGCCAAAGCTGTGGTTCTGATTTGCTTTTAAACGGGCATTATCGGGTCATGAGTATTTTGGGTGAAGGGGGTTTTGCTAAAACTTATGAAGTGAGTGATTGCGGCACGCCGAAAGTGCTAAAAGTGCTTTTTCTTCATCAGGAAAAGGCGATTTCACTGTTTCAGCAAGAGGCGCGAGTTTTGAGCCGGCTGCACCATCCTGGGATTCCGAGAGTCGAACCCGATGGCTATTTTACTTTTTACCCCAAAAATAGCGACCAGCCTGTATATTGCCTGGTGATGGAAAAAATAGCGGGGTTGGATTTAGAAGAGTGGATGAATGAGAGAAATCATCAACCGATTTCTGAAGCCTTGGCTATTAATTGGTTAAAAGAACTGGCAGAAATTTTAGACCGGGTTCACCAGCAAAATTATTTTCATCGAGATATCAAGCCGGCCAATATTATGCTGCGATCTGCTACGGATTCCCTGAATACAGGGCGTCAGGAATTGGCATTAATTGATTTTGGCACGGCGAGAGAAATTACCGCTACAGTTCTTGGAGGCCGGCACAATGGCACGCAAATCTTTTCAGCCGGCTATTCACCAATTGAACAAGTGAATGGTCAAGCGGTGCCTCAATCAGATTTTTTTGCATTAGGACGCACCTTTGTTTATTTACTCACTGGCTTGCCTCCGAGTGATCTGCCGGTGGATGCCGATACAGGCAATTTAATCTGGCGAGATCGGGCAAATATCTCGCAGCCAATGGCCGATTTGATTGATAATTTGATGGGGTTGTTTCCGGTTAACCGGCCTCAAAATGCCCAAATTATTTTACAGCGTTTAGCAGAAATAGAAGGCACTTTAAATCCAGTTCAGTACCCTTCGGCTAAGGTTAAATCTGCTAGTGGCAGTCAGAGTATTCAACCAGCAAATTATTCTGCTGCCGGCTTTTGGCGGCGTTTTTCTGCTTATCTAATTGATAGCACTGCTGTCACTGTTGGGGGAGCTGTTATTGGCAGTTTTTTAATTAATCATGTCTATAACCTAATTCAGGAGCCTTGGCAAGCTTTAAGCGTATTTTTAGGAGCAATGGTGCTAAGCGCATTGGGAACGTTTGGCAGTTTTTTCGGCTTGCTAATTGCAGCGCTGGCAATTGTGGGATCGGGAAGGTCTTTAGGGGGAGTGGATTCAGTTTTGCTCGCTGTCGTTTTAATAGGAATCGGGTTGAAATGGCTTTATTTTACGGTGCTTGAATGTTCTCCACTTCAAGCTACATTGGGAAAAAGACGATTAAAACTGGTTGTCACAGATTCTCAAGGAAAACAAATTTCTTGGGGACGAGCGAATCGGCGTTATTGGAGTAAAACAATTTCTGGGTCGATTTTATGTATTGGATTTATAATGGCCGGCTTTAATCGAAAAAAGCAAGCGCTGCACGATATCATTGCTGACACTCTCGTTTCAAAAAAGATATAAAAATCTTAACAGACGTTGGCGCTGTGGTTGACAGTCAAGGAAAAGGCATAGCCAAGTTTGGGGTATTAAATACAAGGAAAATCCCGAACAAAAAGCTTAAACAGCGGGAAGGTGAACTTACGTCTCAGAATTGACAGATATTTTATAAGCAGATAACTGGGAAAAAGTTAATTTTGTGGTTTTTTTAGAGATTTTCTACCGCTAAAGCAGAAAAATAAGCTTTAAGTCTTAAAATTAAAATACGGTCTAGGGAGTGAAGACTGTTGCAGGAAGCATAGGGTGGAAAATTTTAGAATTCTTGGGAAAAAAGGGCTGGAAATGTTACTTTCATCACCGGCTCGAAAAATGCTATAGTAGATATGCATAAAACGCCTTGTTTTTGTCCCCTAAAAGTATCGAATAGAGCTAAGGAAGGGTCGGCAGGGCATTTAAGCATCAAATAGGCTTGCCGGTGATCATCGAAACAATACAGTGAATTGTTAAAAAATTCGGTAAAACAAAAACAAGCAAAATGCACCGGCAAGCGCTGCAACACCTACCGCAATCTGCAAGCTGAACAAGCGTCAGGGGGATTTCTGCCTACCTATCGCCTACCATACTGATAGTGACTGCTTGGCGTGACCCTTCAGTGATCCCGCCAGTCTCGCAAGTTATAGTGTTCTTGAGCCTGTCCTCTGAATCTGGGTGAGCTAGCTTCCGTGAGTTTTTGCCTCAATCCCAAATGCCCCAATCCCTCCGATCTGTCGAACAATCACAGAGACGTTTGTCGTCACTGCGGCTCAGAGTTGGTCGTGCGAGGCCGTTACCGGATCGTTCGACCACTTGGAGGCGGAGGCTTTGGCAAAACCTTTGAAGTTGATGATCAAGGCAGTTTAAAAGTCTTAAAAATTCTTTACAAAAGTCATCCCAAAGCCGTAGAACTGTTTCAGCAAGAAGCTACGGTTTTGAGCCGGTTGCAACATCCAGGAATCCCCACAGTAGAACCGGGTGGCTACTTCACGTTTTTGCCCCACAATTTCAAAGAGCCATTGCACTGCTTAGTGATGGAAAAAATTCAGGGGTTAAATCTTGAAGAGTGGATGAAAGAACGCGAAAGTAAACCGCTTAGCCAAGAAGAAGCCCTGGACTGTTTAAAAAAAATTGCAGAAATCCTGGATAAAGTCCACCAGCAACAATTTTTTCACCGGGATATTAAACCGCTCAACATCATGCGCCGGCCTAACAGTCAGCTGGTGTTAATTGACTTTGGGGCTGCCAGAGAAGTCACCTCAACGTATCTTGCAAAAGTCGGGCAAGGCCAAAACGTGACAGGCATTGTTTCCCCAGGCTATACGCCACCTGAACAAGTGAATGGCAAAGCCGTCCCCCAATCAGATTTCTACGCCTTGGGTCGCACCTTTGTCTATTTAATGACCGGCAGCCCCCCCACCGCATTTCCAGAAAACCCCCGCACAGGTAAGTTAATTTGGCGAGAAAAAGCCCCACAAATTCAACCAGAATTTGCCGATGTAATTGACTACCTGATGGCTCCATTTCCGGGCAACCGGCCTCAAAATGCCCAAATGATTTTACAGTGTTTGGCAGACATAGAGCCGGGGAGTTCATACAATCCACAAACAGGCTTTTCCAAACCTCGTCTTTACGGCGGCAACAGCAATTTGCTGGGGCGTTCTACCTCACGGCAAATATCTACTTCCAAACAAGGCTCCACAACCTCTAAAACCCGCCAAAAACAAAAAGCCGGTCAATATAAAAAACTATTAATTCGCACCGGCGCACTCGCATTACTGTTCCTTGCCGGCACCCAACTTTTTAGTTATTGGCGCTACGGAAACTTCCCCGCCAACCCGATCCGGGTGCTTGCCAGCATCCCCAGCAGCCGGTTTCTGAAAAAAACCCTCAGTAGCCAAGTTGGTCATGTCAACGCCATCACCATCAGTCCCGTTCCAGTGGGATCGAAAAAGGCAAACAACTTTATCTTCGCCACTGCCAGTTACGGAACGCTCAGGCTTTGGGAGGAAAACACCGGCAAATTGGGGCACGCCTTCTTTGATGCTCATTCTAATGCGATTGGCGCACTTGCCATGACCCCCGATGGCAAACTCCTTGCCAGTGGCAGTAACGACAAAACGATCCGGCTATGGAATCTTGAGAAACACTTCCGGATGCTCACGATCCCAGCTCATGCCGGCTCGGTCAATGCCTTAGCGATTAGTCCAAATGGGCAAACCCTCGTCAGCGCCAGTGACGACAAGACGATCAGACTGTGGCGGTTATCAACGGGCCAGCGGATACTCACGATCCCAGCTCATGCCGGCCCTGTCAATGCCCTAGCCATCAGCCCAAGTGGTGAAATTATTGCTAGTGGCAGCGATGACAACACCGTTAAGCTGTGGGATCTCGGCACCGGCAAACTGCTCAGATCCCTTGTGGGACATAAAGGATCGGTTCACGCACTTGCCATTAGTCCAGATGGCAAAACCCTCGTCAGTGGCAGCGATGACAACACCGTTAAGCTGTGGGATCTCGGCACCGGCAAGCTACGCAGGACTTTGGAAGGACATTCTAGTAGGGTTCGGTCGCTTGCAATCAGCCCGAATGGAAAAACCCTCGTCAGTGCCGGTGACACGATCAAGCTGTGGAATCTCAAAACCGGCAAACACTTAGAAACTTTATTAGGACACTCTAAGTATGTCAGTTCGGTTGCGATCACGCCCGATGGCAAAACCTTAATCAGTGGCAGCCGTGATCAAACGGTTAAAATTTGGCAGATGCCCTAGAAATTACGGAAGAACAGAGAAGCAATGCCGGCATCGTCGCTTTCAGCTTATCGGATTGTCCGCGTGCCGGTACAACACTGAGTATTCCTCACCCCATTTCCCCCAGTAGACAAACTTATTTGCCTCCCAGCTTACCTGCGTATCTGCCGGCAGCCCTTCAACTACCGATAGGAAGTGGCTAAAAGTCCTTGTATGTAAGTGTTACAGCTCAATCATATTGTTTTCTGGTAAGGGTTCTTATATTCCTTCACCTATTTTTTGCTGTCAGGATCTTGCCACTGCTCTATCTAAGAGAATATACTGAATCAACCTTAAGAGGGATGCACACTCACTTAAGTATCTTCACGGCTGAGACAAAGCAATTGCCTCATGAACCGTCTTCAAGTGGCATAACGCTCGATAGGCTGAAGGATGTCAGTGTTCGCTCAGTGCTAATACTTAGTGAGTGCCGGTTTTCCCAGTAGAGTCGGGTTTCTCGTTGGGAAATTGTCTAGCCGGCTCTCATCAGCTACAAAAAAGCATCACCCTCAATTGCTGTTCAACTTCTGTTTAAGCTCGGTTTAGTTCTTGACATTTGATATTCAACAGCCTAGAGCTAGATAAATTTTTGGATTTTTGGGTTTTGATGAAATCATTATTCGTCTGAAGACAACAGAGCAATGATTGGTCTCATCAAGGTTGAAAACACTTTTGCTCGCTCGATAAAAGGGTTGTCAACCTCAAGGTTCAAAAGGATAGAGAACGGCTTTCGGAAAATAAAAAGCACTTACGGGTGGCCCCGATTCGGTCAGAAAAACTCGCAGGCTGGATTAAATAGGCCGTGCTTGCTAATTTTTGAGAACAATCAAATCGAGTGAATTAAAATACAGCCGTTGCTCTCTTTCTTTTGGGAAGCAACTTCTGTTGGTCGAAAATATTTTATCGGTTTGATGCCAAAAATCAAGCTTGAGGAGAAAGTTAGCTTAGATTCTTTTCCTTGAGCTGAATTTTTAATAATCCCCTAGATTTTTCTCAGGTTTGTATTTGTCCCAGAAGGGCTGATTTGACTCAGTAATCCTTTAGGTTGTGCCAATAATTGCCGCCCCTAGGAATTTTAATGCTGAGGTTTGGGTGAGAGTGGCGACAAATGAATTAAACCAAAAAACTTGAAGTTGAAAAACTTTCGTTTGCCGCAGAAGAGAGCTAATACATTCTCGCCCTGCTAGAACCCTACGAATGAGAAACAAGCGCAAAAAGTAACAAATTGCAGATAAAATGCTCAACCTTGACCGACTTGCTGACGAAGTTGATAAGTAAGCAACACAATCACGGAGCAACGCATCATGAAGTAAATCTTTAGAGAAAAAGCTGCCAAATTGGCAACACCGTCTTGTTCAAACAGCTTTTGATGTTTTTATCAAAATCGATTTCGCTCAAATCGATTTTATAGATGGTTCCGGAATGACTAGGTAAACGCTCCAAATAGGATAACTTTAAATGGCAAACTTCACTGAACAAACCGGCAGCAATAATCCCTTTAACGGTGTAAATGTGGGATATTTTGCGACCCCCACCTTTGCCGATATTGACAGCGACGGCGATTTAGACGCCTTTGTTGGGTCAGAGGACGGCAACACGTACTACTTCCAGAATACAGGCACCGCCAGCGCCCTAGCCTTTGCTGACCCCGTCACCAACGCCTTCAACCTCACGGATGTGAGGTATTTGGCGTCCCCCACCTTTGCTGATATTGACAGCGACGGCGATTTAGACGCCTTTGTTGGGGAATATCTCGGCAACACGCTCTACTACCAGAATACAGGCACCGCCAGCGCTCCAGCCTTTGCTGACCCCGTCACCAACGCCTTCAACCTCACGGATGTGGGGCGTTTTCCGGACCCCACCTTTGCTGATATTGACAGCGACGGTGATTTAGACGCCTTTGTTGGGTCAGATGACGGCAACACGTACTACTACCAGAATACCGGCACCGCCAGCGCCCCAGCTTTGGCCGCTCCCCAAATCAACCCATTCAACCTCACAAATGTGGGGTTTAGTGCGTCCCCCACCTTTGCCGATATTGACGGCGACAGCGATTTAGACGCCTTTATTGGGAATAACGAGGGCAACACGTACTACTACCAGAATACAGGTACCACCAACGCCCCAGCCTTTGCCGCCCCCCAAATCAACGCTTTCAACCTTACGGATGTGGGGGATTATGCGTCCCCCACCTTTGCCGATATTGACGACGACGGCGATTTAGACGCCTTTATTGGGAATAACGAGGGCATTATCCGCTATTACCAAAACAGTACGCCGGTAGTGCCGATAGTGCCGATAGTGAGTATCGCCGCCGGCACTTCTGCGGCAGAAGGTGGCGCAACGGGCACCTTTATCCTCAGCCTCAATGAGGCTGCACCGGATGGCGGTATCACCGTCGCTTACACAGTAGGGGGAAGCGCCACCAATGGCAGTGACTACACAGCATTAACCGGCACCGCCACCTTTGCTTCTGGAGCAACCACTGCCACCATCAATGTGGTTGCCACCAACGATGCGATTATCGACCCCAATGAAAGCGTTACCATTACCCTCAGCGACGGTGCCAGCTACGACGTAGCCACAACCCCAGCCGACACGGCAACCGTCACCATTGCAGACAACGACATTGCCTACGCCATCGTTGCCAACACCGCTACAGTCGCAGAAGGCAACACCGGCACCAGAGCCATTACCTACACCATCACCCGCACCGGGCGCACCGATGTCGCCAGCAGCGTCAATATCGGCTTCGGCGGTAGCGCCACCAACAACAGTGATTACACCCTAGCCCAAGTTGCCGGCACCGGCATCACCAATACTGGCAATACGGTTAACTTTGCCAGTGGTGCAACATCTGCCACCGTCACCCTCAACGTTGTCGGTGATACAGTGGTTGAAAGCAACGAAACGATTCAAGTTTCACTAACGCCCAACACCACCCCAGGCGGTTTTCAAGCAACAGTTCCCAACACTACCCCGGCCACAACCACAATTACCAATGATGACGCCGCCGGCCTGCTGCGTACAGGCACCGCAGGTAACGACACGCTCTACGGTCAAGGCGGCAATGATACCTTGCAAGGATTGGCCGGCAATGACAACCTCCAGAGCGGTGGCGGCAAGGATCTGGTACTTGGCGGCACAGGTCGAGATTCCCTCATGGGTGGAGCCGGTGATGATTCCCTTGACGGCGGTGACGACAATGACACCCTGCTGGGCGGTGACAGCAATGACAGCCTGCTGGGCGGCAACAACAATGATTCCCTCTTAGGTGGCGCTGGTAACGACTGGTTAGACGGTGGAGCGAACAACGACACCCTCACGGGCGGAACAGGTAGCGACACCCTCACGGGCGGCACTGGTCAAGACTTCTTTGTCTTTGCCTCCGGAAACAGAGCTGACACCTTACTTGACTTCACCACCACAGGCAGCAATCAAGACACTATTGGCTTAGCCGGCGGTTTGAGATTTGAGCAGCTCACCATTACCTCAGCCGCTAATCCTGCCAATACCATTATCAAGATCACCGATAGCGATGAAATTCTAGCGACTTTAATCGCAGTGCAAGCTAACTCTCTCAACAGTTCTCATTTCCTGAGCATTTAAATTCCCTGGAATCCTTCAGGGTTCCGGCATTCTCTCTGGCGTCTAAACACGCAATGCCATACAGGCAAGTTCCTCAGCCTGGTCAAATTCATCTAATAGCCACAACGGGTTGCCAACCGGCAAATCTATCAACGCAGGGCTGGATTACTATAAAAACACAGGAATGTTTGGCTCTCAGCCGGTCTAATTTCTTTCTCACTAGGGCAGTATTGGCGAAAATAGGGTTAATTTTACCTGACTGAAGCTAAGAAGTGATTGCCAAGCAAACTGAAGTTACTCTAAGCGGGTAACTTCAGTTTGATTTGTTTTGCTTGCTCTGCTCTCACCTGATCTGCTGATCTGCCGGCATAATTCATTTAACGAGCCGGCGCAACATCATAAATTAGGCGTTATTTAATTTTATTTGTAGATGCTTTGAATAAAAAAAGAAATTCCGATTTGATAAGTCTAAACGTATCTTTTATAACCCCAATTAAGTCAAGTTTTTATTCTCTAAAGGGTTTATGCCGGTTATCAGCCCTTAGGAATTTTACGATTGATTGTGGTAATAAAATCAGTTGCTTCACCGGCAGTTAAAGGTTTCGAGAATAAATACCCCTGCATTTCTTGGCAGTGGAGACTTCGCAACAACTCTTTTTGGGCGTCTGTTTCTACGCCTTCCGCCACCATAGAGAGATTCAGGGCGTGAGCGAGGCCGAGAATCGCCTTGACAATTGCCCTGTCATGGGGATTGCTAGTAATGTCCTGCACAAAAGCGCGATCAATTTTGAGCGTGTGGAAGGGGAAGTTTTTCAAACCACTGAGGGAAGCGTAGCCTACGCCAAAATCATCCATAGACAGGCAGATTCCCATTGCTTTGAGTTCGCCTAGGGTATCGCTTGTGAAATCTGCATCGAGCATGGCTGTCGTTTCAGTAATTTCTAACTCCAAGTATTGAGGTTCCAAACCTGTCTGTTTTAAAACCTGCGCCACCATTGCGACTAAACCTGGTTGCTGAAACTGTCGGGTTGAAAGATTAACCGTCACGCGCATTGCCGGCAAACCGGCATCCTGCCAAGCTTTATTTTGAGCGCAAGCTGTTTGCAAAACCCACTTCCCCAACGGGACAATCAAACCGTTCTCCTCAGCTAAGGGAATAAACGCTTCCGGCGTCATGAGGCCGCGTTCTGGGTGCTGCCAGCGCACGAGGGCTTCCATACAGGTAATTTTGCCAGTATTAATGTTTAACTGTGGCTGGTAGTGGATGAGAAATTCTCCACGCTCAAAGGCAAGGTGCAAGCTATTATCTAAAACCAGTAAAGCAGAGGCTTCTGCATTCATACTGGGGGTGAATATCTGGTAATTATTTCGGCCTCGTTCTTTGGCTTGATACAAAGCTGTATCTGCATTTTTGATTAACGTTTCGCCATCTTCCCCATCATTTGGATAAAGGGCAATGCCAATGCTGCTGGTAATGTATAAGTGATGCCCTTCAATTTCAAATGCCGGCTGTAGGGAATCGATAATTCTTTGAGCAATATGAAGGGCGTCCTCTAGGCAATTAAGGTGAGGCAAGAGCGTGATAAATTCATCTCCCCCCCAGCGAACAATCGTATCC
Protein-coding sequences here:
- a CDS encoding protein kinase, which codes for MSFCLNPKCPNPSDLSNNHRDVCRHCGSELVVRGRYRIVRPLGGGGFGKTFEVDDQGSLKVLKILYKSHPKAVELFQQEATVLSRLQHPGIPTVEPGGYFTFLPHNFKEPLHCLVMEKIQGLNLEEWMKERESKPLSQEEALDCLKKIAEILDKVHQQQFFHRDIKPLNIMRRPNSQLVLIDFGAAREVTSTYLAKVGQGQNVTGIVSPGYTPPEQVNGKAVPQSDFYALGRTFVYLMTGSPPTAFPENPRTGKLIWREKAPQIQPEFADVIDYLMAPFPGNRPQNAQMILQCLADIEPGSSYNPQTGFSKPRLYGGNSNLLGRSTSRQISTSKQGSTTSKTRQKQKAGQYKKLLIRTGALALLFLAGTQLFSYWRYGNFPANPIRVLASIPSSRFLKKTLSSQVGHVNAITISPVPVGSKKANNFIFATASYGTLRLWEENTGKLGHAFFDAHSNAIGALAMTPDGKLLASGSNDKTIRLWNLEKHFRMLTIPAHAGSVNALAISPNGQTLVSASDDKTIRLWRLSTGQRILTIPAHAGPVNALAISPSGEIIASGSDDNTVKLWDLGTGKLLRSLVGHKGSVHALAISPDGKTLVSGSDDNTVKLWDLGTGKLRRTLEGHSSRVRSLAISPNGKTLVSAGDTIKLWNLKTGKHLETLLGHSKYVSSVAITPDGKTLISGSRDQTVKIWQMP
- a CDS encoding FG-GAP-like repeat-containing protein encodes the protein MANFTEQTGSNNPFNGVNVGYFATPTFADIDSDGDLDAFVGSEDGNTYYFQNTGTASALAFADPVTNAFNLTDVRYLASPTFADIDSDGDLDAFVGEYLGNTLYYQNTGTASAPAFADPVTNAFNLTDVGRFPDPTFADIDSDGDLDAFVGSDDGNTYYYQNTGTASAPALAAPQINPFNLTNVGFSASPTFADIDGDSDLDAFIGNNEGNTYYYQNTGTTNAPAFAAPQINAFNLTDVGDYASPTFADIDDDGDLDAFIGNNEGIIRYYQNSTPVVPIVPIVSIAAGTSAAEGGATGTFILSLNEAAPDGGITVAYTVGGSATNGSDYTALTGTATFASGATTATINVVATNDAIIDPNESVTITLSDGASYDVATTPADTATVTIADNDIAYAIVANTATVAEGNTGTRAITYTITRTGRTDVASSVNIGFGGSATNNSDYTLAQVAGTGITNTGNTVNFASGATSATVTLNVVGDTVVESNETIQVSLTPNTTPGGFQATVPNTTPATTTITNDDAAGLLRTGTAGNDTLYGQGGNDTLQGLAGNDNLQSGGGKDLVLGGTGRDSLMGGAGDDSLDGGDDNDTLLGGDSNDSLLGGNNNDSLLGGAGNDWLDGGANNDTLTGGTGSDTLTGGTGQDFFVFASGNRADTLLDFTTTGSNQDTIGLAGGLRFEQLTITSAANPANTIIKITDSDEILATLIAVQANSLNSSHFLSI
- a CDS encoding RDD family protein, with the protein product MSYCINPNCPKPQNPENLLFCQSCGSDLLLNGHYRVMSILGEGGFAKTYEVSDCGTPKVLKVLFLHQEKAISLFQQEARVLSRLHHPGIPRVEPDGYFTFYPKNSDQPVYCLVMEKIAGLDLEEWMNERNHQPISEALAINWLKELAEILDRVHQQNYFHRDIKPANIMLRSATDSLNTGRQELALIDFGTAREITATVLGGRHNGTQIFSAGYSPIEQVNGQAVPQSDFFALGRTFVYLLTGLPPSDLPVDADTGNLIWRDRANISQPMADLIDNLMGLFPVNRPQNAQIILQRLAEIEGTLNPVQYPSAKVKSASGSQSIQPANYSAAGFWRRFSAYLIDSTAVTVGGAVIGSFLINHVYNLIQEPWQALSVFLGAMVLSALGTFGSFFGLLIAALAIVGSGRSLGGVDSVLLAVVLIGIGLKWLYFTVLECSPLQATLGKRRLKLVVTDSQGKQISWGRANRRYWSKTISGSILCIGFIMAGFNRKKQALHDIIADTLVSKKI
- the cax gene encoding calcium/proton exchanger, translated to MLNTKNVLSALLLFVPISIAAHFLDWGSSVIFITSALAIIPLAAWMGTATEEIAVVLGPTLGGLLNATFGNATELIIGVVALKAGLINVVKASITGSIMGNLLLVMGLSMLLGGLRFKEQTFQPIVARSNASAMNLAVIAMLLPTAMGATVPGIPEATLQRLSVAVAVVLILVYGLTLLFSMKTHTYLYDVGLAEMDPADLAEANLAPDDPKGEVNLPLWIGVLLAATLVVAVESELLVASLEEATSALGLTALFTGVILVPIIGNAAEHATAVTVAMKNKMDLSVSVAVGSSLQIALFVAPVLVLAGWIFDQPMDLYFNPFELVAVAVAVLIANSVSSDGRSDWLEGTLLLAAYAVLALAFYFHPVIEGIG